The genomic interval GCTTTCAAAAGAACGAATATCAGTATTTTCATACACTTCTACACGCTCATCATTTTTTAAAATTTCAGCCAATTGAGAAGTGCCGACATCAAGCGCTACTACGCTTTTTGCACCATTTTGAAGTAAAATTTGCACAAATCCTCCGGTAGAGCTTCCTATATCAAGGCATGTGGCATTATTTATTTCATCAAAAATTTTAGCGCCGAACGTGGCTTTTTTTATGGATTTTAAAAAACTTTTAAGTTTTAAAGCGCCGCGTCCTACATAAATTTCATCAATCACATCGATATCTCCGCCGGAAATTTCAAATGAATTTTTAGCGCATATTTCACCGTTTAATAAAATTTTTTCCGCCTCTATCAACGCACTCGCCTGATTTCTGCTTATGTTTAATTTACTTGCAACGAATTTATCAAATCTCAAAGCATTTCCTTAAACTCATCTTCGCTTATCGCTTTTACGCCAAGCATTTTTGCTTTTTCAAGCTTACTTCCGGCATCTTTTCCAAAAAGCACGAAATCCGTTTTTTTAGAAACGGAGTTTGTTACATTTGCACCCATTTTGATGAGTTTTTCTTTCATCTCGTCGCGCGAAATGCTGAGAGTTCCTGTAATTACAACAGTTTTTTTTGTGAAAACATTTTGTGAAATTTCAGTTTTTTGGGCGCTTAAATGCAAAAAAGAAAGTAAATTTTCAATTTTTTCGCGATTTATCTCACAAAAACCGACAAAACTTTTCGCCATCGCTTCACCGAATCCGTCGATTTTTAAAATTTCATCAAAACTTGCATTCAGCCAATTTTCGCCAAAAATTTCAGCGATTTTTCTGGCGGCCACTTCGCCTATATGTTCGATTCCAAGTGCTGTAATAAACCTATAAAGTGGTGAAATCCTACTATTTTCAATAGATGCTAAAAGATTTGAAATTTTTTTGTCTTTAAATCCTTCAAGTCCTTCCAAATCATCAGCTTTCAATGTGTAAATGTCCGATATATTTATAATTTTACCTTTTTCAAAAAGTGTATTTATGATAGCTTCGCCAAGACCGTCTATATTCATACATTTTTTAGAGCAAAAATATATCAGCGAATTTACAATACGCGCTTTGCAAGTGAGATTTTGACATCTTATAAAAATATCTTCCACCAAAAGTCTGCTT from Campylobacter hominis ATCC BAA-381 carries:
- the tlyA gene encoding 23S rRNA (cytidine-2'-O)-methyltransferase TlyA is translated as MRFDKFVASKLNISRNQASALIEAEKILLNGEICAKNSFEISGGDIDVIDEIYVGRGALKLKSFLKSIKKATFGAKIFDEINNATCLDIGSSTGGFVQILLQNGAKSVVALDVGTSQLAEILKNDERVEVYENTDIRSFESKIKFDFVTCDVSFISLNLIIERILKLSKKYVIILFKPQFEVGKEAKRDKKGVVKDEKKIALAKALFEQNIYSSGAEILLCELCQIAGKNGNNEYFYLIQKEKDV